One Candidatus Omnitrophota bacterium genomic window, CTGACAGCAGGCTCAACCGCACCTATGGGTTTTAAACCGGAAAATTCAGCCCCTTCTCCTGCCCGGTGGATACGCACCAGTGTTTCAAAAAACTCCATATCAGCCTCTTTCTGATCTGCTTCTCTTTTAGATAAAGCTCTTTCAAATGCAATCCGTATTTCAGGTTCATCTTCTTCCTTTACCCATTTAAGCACAGGCGTAACGTCCTTTTTATCGATAGCTAGCCTTGCATCAAGGATTACCGGGCCGTCTAAAGTATCACAATGGGCATATAATTTAACCGACGCAACAAATGAAACAGACAGAGCGGCTAACCCAAATATAAATACAATAATACCCTTTCTATTTACCATGATAACCCTCTCTTCCTTATGATTTTTGCAGCCAATATCAACTAAGCATGATAACTCTAGTAGCTATATTTCTTGATTCTCTCCAATATCTTCGCCGATGCTGTTTTATCTCCTGTTACGCCGACCCTGACTTCAACTTTTGAAGCTGTTTGCGTAAGGGGCCGGATATCAATCCATACCTCACTGCCATCGATATATTCACTTCTTATCTGTGTGACTTCATCGGACTTGGATTCCTTGTCTACTTTCATATCAAGGGATTCTATAGCCCTTTTAGTGGCATTGACTGTCCTTTCATAAGGAGCGCTTACTTCATCGCTAAGTTTTCCTGATAACCATAAAGCTGTTCCTACGCCGCCTGCAGCGCCTGCGATTAATAAAGCGCATCCGCATACATTAACTGCCAAAGCCAGAATTACTGCTATTTTCAATGCACTTTTAAACATATGTACCTCCTTTCAATAACCAACCCGGATTAACCAGGCTGATTATTCAGACCCATACAAATATATTACTTCCCCTTCATCGGTAACTTTATAAACGACAGAATGATCGTTCTGCTCAGGGTGGACAAACTTTATCTTCCATGCCCACTCATGCCCTGCTTTATCCTTAAGGCGGTTTGTGTATTCCGCAGAGATAAGGATATAATCTGACTTTTTAAAATACTCTTGCCCCCTTATCCTGGTCTCTTTAGTATAAAAATATTCGCTCGCAAGAGACACTGCTTCCTCTATAGACAATTTAGGAACGGGTATCGGAGGCCCAGACTTGGCAAAAAGTCCTGCCGGCATTGTTAATAACAAGAATAATAGAAGTATCCTATTATATTGCATAAAACCGCCTCCGTTTATTGGCTATTTATTTTCTCCTTATATAATAGGGGACGTTCCCCCTAATACCATTCTATGGTATCCTAAATGCTTGATCTACAATACGTTCGTAAGGGCGCCATTCACGTACCCGCTCCGCATAACGGCAACGCCTCTCTTCAATCGTAAAGCCTAGGCTTTCATACATAGGATTGAGCAGATTAATTATAGCATCTGGTTTGCCATTTGCATAGAATTGAAAACTACTCCAACAATAATCAGCAATATCCTTCACTAGCCCAGCACGTAAAGGATTCCTTTCTATGTATCTTGCACATTCAATAAGGTAACCTTCGCTTTCAATTATTCGGCTATTATATCTATTTTGGAATAAATAGCCCACCGATCCGTATTTGCTGCGGAATCCAGCCCCATACTTTTGTAATAAACCCTGCATAAACTTGGGAACATGCTCAGCTTTAATTGTTTTTATCAATACATGGAAATGATTCGGCATTAAGCAATAATGCAAAATGCTTATTGGATGTTTTTGTCTGTACTCTCTAATTAGTGCTAAAAACCATTGATAATCCTGTTTAGCCCGGAACAGTTTTCTTTTATCATTGCCTCTGACAACAATATGATAATAACTTCCGTCAACTAGCCCCCTGTTTTTTCTCGGCATAAATTCCTCCTTTCACTTATAAAAGACGGTCCAAGAATCAGATATCTAACTATTTTTTTATTAGTTGAAACAAATAAAGTTATAGCATGGCTGGATGGCACCTTGGGGAACGTCCCCTTCTTTTAAGCCAGCTAACAAGACCGCTTTCGAGTTGGTTCTTATTTACCTTGATTTTATCAGGATATTATAGTATTCTTGTTCTCATATATGGATTATTTCCGCTTATCTGCACTAATTAACTGCTTTATATTAGTTTTTATCGGCGCCTATTCATATTTGAATAACCGCACAAATAAGCTAAATCAGATTTGGTGCTTATTTAATATGGTTAGCGCTATATGGTTTGCCTCCATTTATATAGTTAATACAATCGCAGATAAGCAAATTGCCCTTAATATCGTCCGCCTTGCCCACCCCCTAAGCATCCTTTGCGGGTTGATATTTTTTCTCTTTTGCCTTTATTATATAGATGTTGAACAGAATAAAAGAAGGTTAGCTATCGCTGCTTACGGCGTAGGCCTCACAGCCATATTCATTGAGAGCTTCTGGCCTTCACTGATAGTAGCTGATGTTGTGCCTAAATTTTACCAGCCCTATACCCCAAAAGGCACGAACCTCTACATTATACACTTCTCTCTTATCATTGCTTTTATTACCATGAGTTTTTATGAACTTATCCGCGCCTACAGGCATGCCTCCAGCTACAAGCGCAATCAATTGAAATATTTCTTCCTGGCAACTTTTGTTGCTGCCTTCTCAATGTCTACAGTGCTGCCAATGGCCCTGGATTTGCCGGTTTATCCTTTTGGCTTTTTTCTCTTCCCTCTTTACGGAATAATCATCACTTATTCCATCGTCAGATATAGGCTCATGGATATTATCGTTCTTATGAACCGTACCGTATTTTTTACTGCGGTTATAATGCCGGCAATAATCGTCCATATAATACTTGTCTGGCTGTTACAGCCAAAATTCCCGTATTTCGTGTCCAATGCTTTTTCCATAACCGCAATCAGTATAGTATTCCTGATTACCCCGCAATATAGAAAGAACCTTCAGTTAGCCTTAAATTCAATATTATATAAAGGTAAATATGATTATCAGGATGTGTTAAAAGAATCCGCAAAAGCCCTTGTAACAATGTTGGACTTAAACCAGCTTCTTGATTATCTCGTCAACACTATTGTAAAAAACATCCGCGTAAACAAGGTATCTCTTCTGCTGGAAGATGAGGAATCAAAAGAATACAAGGTCGCTGCCTCTTTCGGCATACCGAAAGAACAGGCAGAATCAATAAGGCTAAAACCTATAAACGGGATAATCGGATACCTGACTAATAAGCCTGCTACCCTGGTAAGGGAAGAGGCTGAAAGAGAATTGTCTACTCCGCAGCTTGAAAAAATAAAAAAAGATATGGATGAGATCGGCGCAGAAATAATGATGCCGTTAATATGTAAGAACAAACTGGTAGGTATCTTAAACCTTGACAATAAATCATCCGGCGGGTTTTATGACCCCAGCGATATTGATATCCTTGATACATTAGCAAACGAAGCTGCGATCGCAATCGAGAATGCCAGGCTCTACCGCCAGGCAATAACTGATGGCCTGACTAAGCTATATCATCATCAGCATTTCATGGCGCGGCTGAATGAAGAAACAGAGAGGTCAAAAAGATATGAAAGGCCGATGTCTCTTTTGATGATAGACCTGGATCACTTCAAAGATATAAATGATAAGTTCGGCCACCAAGCCGGTGATGTAGCATTGCAAAAAGTCGCGCTTATCCTGAAAAATAACCTGAGAAACGTAGATATTTGCGGAAGGTATGGCGGTGAAGAATTTGCGCTTATCCTCCCTGAAACTGCGGTTAAAGGTGCAAAAAATGCTGCAGAGCGGCTCAGAAACCATGTTGAAAATGCAAAAGACTTTGCTGAAAAAATCCGACAGACAATAGCCAAATCCTCCCTTAAACACGAAAACAGCACGCTCTCCCTGACTATAAGCGTGGGAATAACGTTTTACGACGGCCAGGATAAAACCAAAACCGCTTATGACTTAATAAAAGAAGCGGATTCCGCTCTTTACCTGGCAAAGAGAATGGGAAGAAACAGGGTCGTTGAATTCTCCAGGTAAAACCATTCAAGCGCCTTCCAGCCTTCAATAAAGATATTTTGAGAAAATACCGACTAATACCAGAATCGCCGGCAAGAAAAGTAGCGCCCAGCCTGCGATGCGCATAAAAAAGCCCGGGGTAGCTCTGATATATCCCCCTCTTGAAGGAGCTTCATATTGGCCAAGCTCATCGCCAAACCATATGCCTGCCAAAGCAAATGCAATCAACCCGAAAAGCTTAACAATACCCTCTTTAAAGAAAAACCAGCCCATGACAATATAAACACCTGCGATTATTAATGAAATTACTCTTGCTTTATTCCAATACAAATATTCTTTCATGGTTTGTTATAACTTTAAATTACGCAACCTAAGTGAATTGGCAATAACAGAAACTGAGCTAAAACTCATTGCTGCACCTGCTATCATCGGACTTAAAAGCAGGCCAAAAAATGGATACAATGCCCCCGCAGCAATCGGAATACCCAATGTATTATAAATAAATGCAAAAAATAAATTCTGACGGATACTTTTCATAACCTGCCGGCTTAAATTTATAGCCTTAAGAATACCCCTTAAATCACCCTTGACCAAAGTGATACCGGCAGTTTGTATCGCGACATCTGTCCCGGCACCCATTGCTACCCCGACCTCTGCTTCGGCAAGAGCAGGAGCATCGTTTATCCCGTCTCCTGCCACTAATACTTTTGCGCCTTTTTTCCTTAAATCCCTGACTACTGCCTGCTTACCTTCAGGGCTGAGGCCGGCGTATACTTTTTTTATCTTAAGTTCTTTGGCGATAGCATTTGCTGTGTTCTCATTATCACCAGTAAGCATTGCGATTTCTAACCCCATCTTATGCAATCCTTCTATAGCAGGCGGCGTTGTCTTTTTGATAGGATCTGATACTGCAACAATACCTGCAAAATCTTTTCCGGCAGCCACACAAATAACCGTGTGCGATTTATCTTGAAGCTCTGTTACCTTGCCGATTAAATCCCGGGGAAATACTATACTGTTTTCTTCAATAAAGCTTTTCTTTCCGATTACAACAAATACGCCGTCTACCTGGCCCATTACCCCCTTGCCGGTAACATAATGGAAATTTGCTGCATTAGATACTGAGTAACCTTTTTCCTTTGCATAATCTACTACCGCCCGGCCCAGTGGATGTTCACTACTGCTCTCAAGGGCGGCAGAAATTTCAATAAGCCTTTCTTCTTCATATCCTGAAGCAGTTATAACCGAAGTTACTTTCGGCCTGCCCTCAGTCAAAGTGCCTGTTTTATCAGTAAGGACAAGGGTTGACTTTTCGGCCTTCTCAATAGCCTCGGCATTCCTTATTAAAATTCCGGACTGAGCACCCTTACCTACTCCAACCATCACTGACATGGGCGTAGCCAATCCCAAAGCGCACGGGCAGGCAATTATTAAAACAGATATGGCGCTTACAAGAGCATGCGCTAATGCCGGTTCCGGGCCAAAAATATACCATAAAACAAACGATATTATTGCGCAGATAAACACCGCCGGGACAAAATAATACGAGATTTTATCTGCAAGATTCTGTATCGGCGCGCGGCTGCGTTGAGCCTCTGCAACCATATTTATGATTTGGGAGAGGATTGTCTCAGAACCCACCCTTTCAATGCGCATAATAAAAGTCCCTGCCTGGTTTATAGTTGCCCCGATAACGCTGTCTCCTTCTTTCTTAAGCACCGGCAAAGCTTCTCCGGAAAGCATGGATTCATCAACATAGCTTTGGCCTTCGATTATAACTCCATCAAGCGGGATCTTTTCACCGGGACGAACGCGTAATAAATCCCCCTTGATTACCTTATCTATATCTATATCCTCCTCCTTACCATCCTTGAGCTTATGAGCTACCTTTGCCGCCAAACTCACCAGGGCTTTAATCGCTTGCCCCGTTTTATTGCGCGCTTTTGATTCAAGTAGCTGCCCCAGAAGAACCAAAGTCGTGATAACTGCTGCTGATTCAAAATATAACCCTACCCTGCCTGCCTCTTTTATCGAATCAGGAAATACCCCTGGCACAAACAATCCAAGCGCGCTAAACCCATAAGCAGCTCCTACCCCAATTCCAATCAAGGTAAACATGTTTGGGCTTTTATTTAATACCGACTTCCACGCCTTAACAAAGAAAATCTTGCCTGCCCATAAGACAACCGGGGTGGCAAGAAAAAATTGCATCCAACGCCAAAAATCCGAATGCGTATCTACTAGCCCAAACATATGGCCCATAGAAAGGAAGAATACTGGTATGGTAAATATTACTGCGGCCCAGAATTTACGCGATAAAGACCTCTCTTGCCTATCTTGCGCGTTTTCTTCAGGAGCAAAACCTTTTATTTCCAGGTGCATCCCGCATTTAGGGCAATCGCCGGGGCGGTCCTGTTCTATCTCCGGATGCATAGGGCAGATATAAACATTTTTAAAGGCATTACCCACGGAAGGCATGTACGCTTGCTGATAATTTCCCTTCAGAAATTTATCTTTACAATGCTCACTGCAGAAATAATACGTATCTTGCCCTCTGACAAGCTTCAAGGAATCCTTTTCATTAACATCCATTCCGCAAATAGGGTCTTTAGCCATAATTATTGATCAGTTAAATAGGTTTTATAGATATACCTGCAAGAAATTGAAGATATATCCAGTAAAAATAATCGCCAATGCAGTAATCCCAAAAAATATTAATATCAACTGCAGTTTCATCGCCCTTCTTAATATAATCGCCTCCGGCAGGCTCAATCCAGAGACTGCCATGACAAAAGCTATGGCCGTACCGAGCGGAAATCCTTTCTGAAATAAAACAACAGCTATCGGTACTATCGCAGCACAACTTCCATACATCGGTACGCCTAACAATGTAGCTATAGGAACAGAAAAAATCCCTCCTCTTGAAACAATTGCATGCACCGTATTTTCAGGGATGTAATTGTGAATAAAAGCGCCAATACCTATGCCTGCTAAAACCCACAGCCATAATTTTCTCACTATATCTCCGGCTTCGTATAAGCCGAATAAAATCCGGCTCTTTATGCCCTTATAAACTGCTTTTTGGCTCAGCGGGTATTGCCCTGGCATCAGAATGTCCTTGACCAGGTATCTCTCCACTTTCATCTTAGATAACACAACTCCCGAAATAACGCCGATTGATATGCCGCTGATAATATAGGCGAGTGTTATCTTCCAACCAAATGAACCAAGCATTAATACAGCCAGGTATTCATTTACTAATGGCGAAGTAATTAAAAAAGAAAAAGCTACACCCAGAGGGATATCGGCTTCAATAAAGCTGATAAAAATGGGTACGGATGAACACGAACAAAACGGCGTAACCGCACCAAATAAAGCAGCAAAAAAGTTACCAATGACAGATTTCCTTTCAAGCCATTTCTTAATTTTATGCTCAGAAACAAAAGTTCTTAAGAAACCTATAACTGAGATCATGAAAAAAAGCAAGGCTAATATCTTTATAGAATCATAAATAAAGAAATTAATCACACCTGCTATTTTAGAGGTGCTGCTAAAACCCAGTATCTTAAATACAAAAAAATCAACGATTAACTGCAGCATTTATTCTGCCCTTTATCAGTCTTATTAGAGCAACACGATGCCGCCTTTGACTTTTCTTCAATCTTTTTGTCAAGCTTCTCGAGCATCCGCGAAAAAAAAGATTTGTTCTTTGGTTTTTCACTTTTACTGTTATCCATTGCCTCCTCCTGTTAGTGGTTTTTTATATTTTAATCGCGCAAAATATTTGCGTAAAAGAAAATCCTTATTATGGCCAAAAATAGGGTAAAAATAAATAAAAATTCGAATATTTCATTTATAAAATTAGGATAACCAAACAATTTTATATCTTCGAAAACTTCTATAGCTATTATTGTCGCCATGACCATTGCTAATGATATGGCTTCTTTCTTTACCCAGGAAAACTTTACTTTAAGATAATAATTTAGATTAAATAAGCTGCTGAAACTGGGAAAATATTTAGGGGTAGACCTGCAATAATTATAATAGTCATCTTTAAATTTATCTTTTAAGATTTTATCTTCTTTATTTATCTGCGGTATGTATATCATCAGATAAACAGCAAGAAAAATAAACAGCATCCACAAACGGAAAATCATAAGGACCACGCCTGAGCCAATCAACAATGTGCCCAGATACATAGGGTTTCTGACCATTTTATACGGCCCGCCGGTAACGAGTTTAAAGCCGTTAGACGACATCTCTTCCTTATACCCCCTTGAAGAAACCCTGAATAAGAAGCCAAATAATATCAACCCTATCCCGAGGGCATCAAACAATTCATCAGTAGGATGGTATTTCCAGCTGGGTAATATCAATTTATAAAGCACCAAAGTAAGTAAAACTGAGGCAAAAATCAGTATACCCTGTATCCTTATACGCATTTTCATGGTTTATTGTCCATTTTTTCTGCTCTTGTCAGTAACAAAGAACTCCATATATTTACCCAGCATAAGCCTTGTCTGCGCATCCAGAGCCGGTAATGCGCTCAATGCGAGTATTATAATTGGGATAAATACCCACTCAAGCGAGTGCCTTATCTTTGATAACGCCGCGTTGCTGTCTTTTCTTGCAGGCAAAAGCAGAAGGCTTATCACCATGCAAACCAGCAATCCAAAAGAAGATAAGCTGAAGATCACCCCTCTTATTCTTGGGGCTATATAATAAACTGTGCTTGTGGAAAATTCCCTTCCGGAAAAAATGGCCGGCAACCAGCTTATAAACGCAAGCAAAAAAGACCATGTTGCCCAGGAAACAAAAGATTCAAGCAATTTAATCCCGAAATTAATCCTTTTATATACCGGGATGCTCCGCTTGACTATAAAAGCCCTGATTACTATCGGAAAATTCTCTACGCCCCATGCCCAACGCCGCTTCTGCTTGTATATATTCATGAATGTTTCCCGGAAACTGTTACCGGTTGCTACATCCATTGATACGGTAGTATAAACAGGCACAACACGGTAATCCCCGTTAAAATGTATAAATGCCTTCCAGAAAATAGCAGAGTCATCCGAAACCATATCTACCGGCCAAAAACCCACATCGACCAACGCCTTAAAACTCATGCTATGGCTTGAAAATGTCACCAGCTTATTCGGATTCGTCGCTTCAACGAGCTGGAAAAAAGATGTCCCGATATCTATTATCCGGGCAAAACTGGCGGAATCCCAGATATTATTATGATATACAGGTATAGGCTGGAAACTCGCCTTGAGCCTTTCCGGAGTAATCATAAAATGATACGTCAGACAGCTGAAATAATTACCCTGGGGTACGGTATCGGCATCGAAACAGGAAACAATCACATTTTCAAACGCTATGCCTCTATCTCTAAAATATCGTGCTGCCTCTTTTGCCGAATAGGCAATATTTGCCCCTTTGACCCTGGCCTCTCCTTCAAGCCCGGAAGGATGAATAACAATAAAGATATCCATAAAGCTGCCTTTATATTTTTGGACGATACTCTCCATATCAGCCTTCACTTCTATCTTGGCAGATTCCTCAAGGGCAATTATAAGCACGATCCTTGAGGCAGGATACTGGCCGCTTAAAATACCGGCTATGCCCGGTTCCACTATATTAAGGCCCTCTTTTATAACCGGGATCAGGACCAAATGATACAAGTTTTCAAATGCTGGCGGGAATTGACCGCTTTTTAAAAGCCCGGCTACCTCTCTCCTGTATGTCAGGTTTGCGATTTTTTCTTTAAAGCCGGCTATAATAATATTATCCGATGGTATTTTCTTCTCGACAGCCAGTTTATCTATTTCTTTAATGCGCTTGCTCCAGTCAATTTTCTTTTCTGTCTCTAACCTGAAATAAGACAAAACCAAGAAGATATTCATATATATCAGCCTCATAACCCAATACAATAAAAAGGCGATCATAATTACCGCAGCCAATAATGGCTTAGCAAGGCTTAAGGCCACCATTCCGATTATTATCCCCCAGCTTAACGCTCCGGGGACTATCTCAAAAAAACGCTCCAGCTTACTTTGGGTCGCATCCAGGTTATGACGGGTATACAAGAATTCCATATTTATCTAATGTTCTTCCCCATGGCTAAGGGCTCAAACCCTGTTTTATCCTTTTGAATTATTCTTATTCCGGCAAGCTGCCGGTTTTTATGGTCTAAAAAGTAGCAAAAACCGCTCTTGGGAGAATAAAACACGCCCGAGTCTCTTGCGAGGCTATAAATCATATCAATGTGGTCTTTGCCATCAGGCTGGAGTTCAGCTAAATAAAGTTTATCCTGGTCGTGTAATAACACATGATTGTTGTCAACCCAAAAGCACTTTTTTAGATTACGCATATCTGCCTTCAGGGGCCTGATTACAACTGTCTCATTAAATAGCGAATCGCCTGTTTCTTCCTCAAAATAAACAATTCCAATAGAGTTCTTAGTCCAGTAAACCAAAGAACCGGCATCGCGGTTTATCTCAAAACCCGATACTCCTTTATCTGATATCCTGTAAGGAGGACGGTTAGTCAAAAGATCTCCTTTATCCCCCAGGAAAAGCATTAAATCGTCATTATAGATATAAATCCTGTAGAAACTGGAGCGGTTGAACAGTTCATCTCCTAAATTATTATCTCCAAGAAGCGTTTGTTTGTTATTTTTATTATACGAATACCTGCTGACTTTATTATTCTTATCTAATACATAAATCCATTTCTCGCCGGCGCCAAAACCCTTTATGTCTTTGAAATATTCCGGATATAAAGACATTTCTATAATATTCAGGTAATCCATCCGTTTTGCCCCTCCCAGAAACAATTCATGATCCTGCCTGTTTCCGTAAAAGACATAGCTTGGTTTTTCCTGTATAAGCTTGGTTATATCAAAGACGGTATTGTATTTGGCCCCAATCTTGGCTAAGAAATATCTCCTGTCAAATATATTGCCTGCTGCTATGACTACCATATCCCTTGATGCCTGGGTATAAGCGTTGCTTACATTAAGGTCAAATAAAGAAGCTTCATCTACGAATAATGGCCTGGTTTCATTATTCAGGCAATCATATATATAATAACCCCCTAATTCAGACGACTTAGCTAAAATAAAATAATTTGTACCGGGTATCGGCATTATATCTTTATAACTCTCGCCTGATAACTTGATTGCCCGCCAATTCCTGGGTATCATAATTATATTATCGAAAGCCAGGGCCTTGCCGGCCTCCACAGAAACGTGATGGCTCCATACTTTGTAGCCCTTAAGCCTTATCCTTATATTGTAGCTTGCGGGCAGGAGTTCTGTAATAGATGTCGGTGTCCTGTAATCATACCGGCTGTTCTCAAGAAAAATATCAGCCCCCGCCGGAGTTGTTGAGAGATAAACCAGCCCGGTATGAGACACTTCTTTTTTAAGCGGGTTTATGATATAGCCCAGGGAATAAAACACCAAAAGCGGGCAGATAATAAGATATGAAACAAGAAATATGGCGAATATTACCCTTCTTATAATAACCATTGGTTTGATTGTTTTTGATACCGCCGAAATCAGTAATGCCGCATGCTAAAAAAGCAGAATCAAATTAAATATGGTATTTGAAAATTATATCAAATTCCTGCTGCCCATTATCAGGCGATAAGATACTGGCTTATCTGTTGCACAAGACTTTTGATTTCTGGCTTATACTATTAAGCAAAGAATCGAATGATTTCTCAAATGCAGAAAGGCCATCACGCAGTAAACCCGCGCATATCTCTTGAATATCAATTTGCAACCCATTAAGCGAATTTATGATTTCGGCCGGAGTTTGCGTATTTTCGCTGCTTAAATCATGATTGATCGTACCATGATCAACAAAAGCCCAGAAAGTATTCTCGGGGAGAGTGTTTACCGTATCTCTTGCTATCAACTCGGTAACATATTTAATATCGCTGTAAGAAGCATCCTTTGTGCTCGTCGATGCCCATAGAGGGCGTTGGATATTAGCACCTCTCTTTTTAAGGCTAAGGAACATTTCGCTATTAAAAACCTCAATAAATTTATTATAAATTAACTGGCAATTGGTTACTGCGGCCCTGCCTCTTAATTTATGCCCGGGGCCAAGCAAACGGTCAACAACAGTGTCCAGCCTGCTTACAAAAACGCTTGCTACTGAACGCACATCCTTAGGATCACCGTTGTTTTTAATCAATTTCTCTATTCCATTAATATATGCATTCACGGTGTTTATGTACTGGCCTTGAGAGAAAATCAAAGTGATATTTACATTTATCCCGCGCGAAATAAGCTCTTCTGCAGCAATAAAGCCTTCATCGGTAGCAGGGATCTTAAGCATAACATTCGGCAACCCAAGTTTTTTATGAAGCCTCTGCGCCTCTCTGATGGTCTCTTCCGCATTAAGCGCAAGCCTCGGGTTTACTTCAAGGCTTACATACCCATCTAAACCTGCGGTCTCCTTATAAACGTCCAGGAACATCTTAGCTGCGCTTCTGACATCATCAACAGTAATCTCATCATAAATATCAAAAACCGATCCCCGGGAGCAAGAGAGTTCCAATATTTGGCTGTCATAATCAGAGCTTAAGCTTATACTTTTATCAAAAATCGTAGGGTTTGAGGTTATACCTTTTAATCCTAACTCAATCATACGGATGAGTTTACCGGATCTAATCAGGTCCCTGCTGATATTATCAAGCCATATGCTCTGCCCTTGCTGCTCAAGCATTTTTATCGTGCTTATGCCCACCAAAGCCTCCTTTTATGCTTAGATTGATTATATAATAATAGCATAATTGGCAGATTTTATCCTTATTTTTTTATTACGCTATCCTTCGCCAAATAAAAATCCCGTGCCTGTTCCCAGGCACGGGATTGTTTGTTGCGGATTAATTACGGTTTATTTCTTTGACTTTACTTTATCAAGGAGATCTTCGACATATTTGCCGACAATATCACGGCAGCCTAACCCAAGCGCAATCGCAAGGCCTAATCCAAGCGACCCCAGGATTATACCGATTATCAGCTCGATTATCTTAGCGCCGATTCCTAACTGCTCGAGTGAAATAGCAGCAGCG contains:
- a CDS encoding DUF3568 family protein → MFKSALKIAVILALAVNVCGCALLIAGAAGGVGTALWLSGKLSDEVSAPYERTVNATKRAIESLDMKVDKESKSDEVTQIRSEYIDGSEVWIDIRPLTQTASKVEVRVGVTGDKTASAKILERIKKYSY
- a CDS encoding diguanylate cyclase, yielding MDYFRLSALINCFILVFIGAYSYLNNRTNKLNQIWCLFNMVSAIWFASIYIVNTIADKQIALNIVRLAHPLSILCGLIFFLFCLYYIDVEQNKRRLAIAAYGVGLTAIFIESFWPSLIVADVVPKFYQPYTPKGTNLYIIHFSLIIAFITMSFYELIRAYRHASSYKRNQLKYFFLATFVAAFSMSTVLPMALDLPVYPFGFFLFPLYGIIITYSIVRYRLMDIIVLMNRTVFFTAVIMPAIIVHIILVWLLQPKFPYFVSNAFSITAISIVFLITPQYRKNLQLALNSILYKGKYDYQDVLKESAKALVTMLDLNQLLDYLVNTIVKNIRVNKVSLLLEDEESKEYKVAASFGIPKEQAESIRLKPINGIIGYLTNKPATLVREEAERELSTPQLEKIKKDMDEIGAEIMMPLICKNKLVGILNLDNKSSGGFYDPSDIDILDTLANEAAIAIENARLYRQAITDGLTKLYHHQHFMARLNEETERSKRYERPMSLLMIDLDHFKDINDKFGHQAGDVALQKVALILKNNLRNVDICGRYGGEEFALILPETAVKGAKNAAERLRNHVENAKDFAEKIRQTIAKSSLKHENSTLSLTISVGITFYDGQDKTKTAYDLIKEADSALYLAKRMGRNRVVEFSR
- a CDS encoding heavy metal translocating P-type ATPase, encoding MAKDPICGMDVNEKDSLKLVRGQDTYYFCSEHCKDKFLKGNYQQAYMPSVGNAFKNVYICPMHPEIEQDRPGDCPKCGMHLEIKGFAPEENAQDRQERSLSRKFWAAVIFTIPVFFLSMGHMFGLVDTHSDFWRWMQFFLATPVVLWAGKIFFVKAWKSVLNKSPNMFTLIGIGVGAAYGFSALGLFVPGVFPDSIKEAGRVGLYFESAAVITTLVLLGQLLESKARNKTGQAIKALVSLAAKVAHKLKDGKEEDIDIDKVIKGDLLRVRPGEKIPLDGVIIEGQSYVDESMLSGEALPVLKKEGDSVIGATINQAGTFIMRIERVGSETILSQIINMVAEAQRSRAPIQNLADKISYYFVPAVFICAIISFVLWYIFGPEPALAHALVSAISVLIIACPCALGLATPMSVMVGVGKGAQSGILIRNAEAIEKAEKSTLVLTDKTGTLTEGRPKVTSVITASGYEEERLIEISAALESSSEHPLGRAVVDYAKEKGYSVSNAANFHYVTGKGVMGQVDGVFVVIGKKSFIEENSIVFPRDLIGKVTELQDKSHTVICVAAGKDFAGIVAVSDPIKKTTPPAIEGLHKMGLEIAMLTGDNENTANAIAKELKIKKVYAGLSPEGKQAVVRDLRKKGAKVLVAGDGINDAPALAEAEVGVAMGAGTDVAIQTAGITLVKGDLRGILKAINLSRQVMKSIRQNLFFAFIYNTLGIPIAAGALYPFFGLLLSPMIAGAAMSFSSVSVIANSLRLRNLKL
- a CDS encoding permease produces the protein MLQLIVDFFVFKILGFSSTSKIAGVINFFIYDSIKILALLFFMISVIGFLRTFVSEHKIKKWLERKSVIGNFFAALFGAVTPFCSCSSVPIFISFIEADIPLGVAFSFLITSPLVNEYLAVLMLGSFGWKITLAYIISGISIGVISGVVLSKMKVERYLVKDILMPGQYPLSQKAVYKGIKSRILFGLYEAGDIVRKLWLWVLAGIGIGAFIHNYIPENTVHAIVSRGGIFSVPIATLLGVPMYGSCAAIVPIAVVLFQKGFPLGTAIAFVMAVSGLSLPEAIILRRAMKLQLILIFFGITALAIIFTGYIFNFLQVYL
- a CDS encoding isoprenylcysteine carboxylmethyltransferase family protein → MKMRIRIQGILIFASVLLTLVLYKLILPSWKYHPTDELFDALGIGLILFGFLFRVSSRGYKEEMSSNGFKLVTGGPYKMVRNPMYLGTLLIGSGVVLMIFRLWMLFIFLAVYLMIYIPQINKEDKILKDKFKDDYYNYCRSTPKYFPSFSSLFNLNYYLKVKFSWVKKEAISLAMVMATIIAIEVFEDIKLFGYPNFINEIFEFLFIFTLFLAIIRIFFYANILRD
- a CDS encoding transposase, producing MPRKNRGLVDGSYYHIVVRGNDKRKLFRAKQDYQWFLALIREYRQKHPISILHYCLMPNHFHVLIKTIKAEHVPKFMQGLLQKYGAGFRSKYGSVGYLFQNRYNSRIIESEGYLIECARYIERNPLRAGLVKDIADYCWSSFQFYANGKPDAIINLLNPMYESLGFTIEERRCRYAERVREWRPYERIVDQAFRIP